From Mucilaginibacter rubeus, a single genomic window includes:
- a CDS encoding LytR/AlgR family response regulator transcription factor: MKLSCFILDDEDHAIEVLADYIEMTPDLKLIGSDNNPVLALSKIMKGEVKPDLLFLDIDMPNLSGIQFAQLVKGKTEVVFSTAFKEYAYQAFDINAIDFLLKPITYDRFLQMLDKVYAKKRTQTVGAESNFIFLQIGPSKKVIKVNCDEIIYVEGLSNYVRITMMSGKVHTIYTSMKTLLEKLPFNSFVQTHKSYIVNLKFVEIIGNNEIVIKGEHTLPIGESYKKNLLRTL, translated from the coding sequence ATGAAACTTTCGTGCTTTATTTTAGATGACGAGGATCACGCTATAGAAGTATTAGCAGATTATATTGAGATGACCCCTGATCTGAAACTTATCGGCTCTGATAACAACCCCGTTCTTGCGCTCTCTAAAATTATGAAAGGCGAAGTAAAACCCGATTTGCTCTTTCTGGATATCGATATGCCTAATTTATCGGGGATCCAATTTGCGCAACTTGTAAAAGGTAAAACGGAAGTTGTTTTTTCAACAGCCTTTAAAGAGTATGCTTATCAGGCTTTCGATATTAATGCAATTGATTTTTTGCTGAAACCAATTACATATGATCGCTTTTTGCAGATGCTTGATAAAGTGTACGCAAAAAAGAGAACACAAACCGTAGGCGCCGAAAGCAATTTTATATTTCTGCAAATAGGTCCGTCAAAAAAAGTGATCAAAGTTAACTGCGATGAAATTATATATGTTGAAGGGCTAAGCAACTATGTCAGGATTACCATGATGTCGGGCAAGGTGCATACTATTTATACCAGCATGAAAACCTTGCTTGAGAAACTACCCTTTAACAGTTTTGTACAAACCCATAAATCCTATATCGTGAATTTGAAGTTTGTAGAAATAATAGGCAATAACGAGATCGTTATAAAAGGAGAGCATACACTGCCCATCGGCGAAAGCTATAAAAAGAACCTGCTCAGAACACTCTAA